The DNA segment ACCAGTTATACCACTTATTGTCTCGTCAAATCCAAGTCAGGATGATTTGTTGATAGAATTCCATGAATTCTATCTGCCTTGTATGGTGCAATGTACCTAATTTTAAGTCTAATCTTCTTGTGTCACTTGGTCTTCTCGGACTCCAGTAGTCCAAAGGTCCTTGTAATCCATAAACATTGTAAGGTTGTATGGTTATCTTGTCTCCTTCATGAACATACATCCAAGTCTTTTGTGCAGTGTATTTAACACGCCAATGTACTAGTTTTAGTTCATTGGTTCGTATAGGGAAACCCCTGCAAAAATTTATCAAGTATCATTTAATCCTGAATTTTTTTGGGTAGTCAGTTGTTAGCTAACTCATGTCCATCTACAGATCAACTAGATAAAGATCTCTCTACCAAATTCTAGGGATCCCAACGCTGTTTCAGAAGGAATGGGTGTGACGACTGTCCCAACTGAGTTCCATATGCCACCTACGTTTGTATACTTTGGGACGGGAAATCCTTATGGTCACATGAGGTCATACCTATGAAGGATGGCGTAGGTCGGTGCTACAGTGGCACAACTCGTTGTTCACTTTCTAGAAACTATTAGTGGGGAGGCTTTATCTTGGTATAATGACCAACTTGCTAATATCCGTCAAGATATTAATCTACTTTTGCACGCTTTTATCAGAAGGTTCAGATATCTCATCCCACCTCTAGTATAGTTGTCTGACtttgttgggcttggcccaattagaatttatgaaataaGCCCACTCATGTGTCTTTAAGCTTTTTCAAGTGAAAAACATcacacattgctttcaaagcacttggtggagatgtttataaggaaggtcctcacatgcttggggtgtgccctaaggggtacccacttttgtgaaagggtgaggacctaccACCTTTgttgaccaccacacacgcGCGCGCCGTCCGACCGACCGACCCGGGCCGGGTTGGTGTggacaatataattttttattgaaaaaaaaattaattattaataatatttttattattatttttattaaattcggaaatcaattttttatttaattatttacattCTGATTTAGTCTTTGTGAACGTTATTCATAACGTCCATTTTTTCTGAACGTGTCTTCTATAAATGCTCAGTCTCATCCACCTTCCTGATTttcctccttcatcttctccatgaaatcagagctcaaTAGCTCTTTTTTCCCTGTATAAATAGGTGAGACTGGCATACAGAAATCACACAATTGaatttcttcctttctttttcgATTCCAAAAACTGAGCAAGTTAcagagggctgttttatcctggaggcgaccggagttcatactgtttgctaatttccggcagttccgcgaacgtcttaaagaaagcgacattgcccgcgactctgcccatttgtttttttgttcggtctgttcctGTTTTCTGAGTTCGAGTTACAACAATTTTAAGACGGTTCAATTACTGCTGATGGCTACCGAACAATCAAATGGGATTGCTGAGATCAACAAACCATTCCGGTTTGAAGGAGCTCACTTCCGAAGATGGAGACAGAAGATGTTGTTCTATCTCACAACAAAGAAGGtagcttctgttctgacttctgaaaaaccaattgttcctgaagatggtgatgaggcAGATGTTCGTGCTGGTGTTCGTGCTGCTGAAAGATGGACAGAAAATGATTTTCTGtgcaaaaattatatactcAATGGGTTGACAGACGATCTGTATGATTACTTTACTGCTGAAGAAAAAACAGCAAAAGAAATTTGGGAAGCTCTGCAGAGGAAGTATGACACTGAGGAGGCCGGATCGAAAAAGTACGCTGTAAGCCGCTACCTCAAATTCCAGATGACTGATGACAAGTCAGTGGAAATTCAATCTCATGAATTACAGAAGATAGCACATGAAATTATTTCAGAAGGTATGCCTTTAAATgatcaatttcaagttgctgtcattattgacaaattgcctccttcgtggaaagattttaaaaatgtttcgaggcacaaaacaaaagaattttcgaTGGAAAGTCTGATTACATGCCTCCGAATTGAGGAGGAAGCtcgaaaacaagatttaaaagaagaagtgcttattgtttctaatagcactaaaaggtccactgcggttctgaaacccactcaaaagaattttaagaatcagaacCGCAAACTAATCCAAAATCGCAACACCCgagttaatttgaattggaaccttcaaaggaaccaaaataggccaCAGCAACAACCACCTAGAAATGATGCTGCTTTCTTATGCTTTAACTGTGGGAAACCAGGTCATATGGCACGTACGTGCAGGAACAGACCAAACACTACTCCTAGGTGTTAACCTGACTGAAGAGCAACATAATTTTGTTGCTATGATTTCTGAGATCAACCTCATAGGTGGATCAGATGGGTGGTGGGTAGACACTGGTGCTTCTCGCCATGTTTGCTATGATAGAAGTATGTTCAAAACATACACTGTTAtgaccgaagataagaaagtgttattgggtgattcccataccactattgttgctggaattggtaatgtggaattgaacttcacatctggaaaaaccttaactttgaaggatgtgatgcatactccagaaatgagaaaaaatttggtttcaggctatcttctcaacaaggctggttttactcagactataggagcagatttatttactttgactaagaacaatgtgtttgtaggaaaaggttatgctactaaaggcatgtttaagttgaatgctgagattaataaagtgaatgcttctgtttactctttgtgtacttttaatgtttggcatgctcgtttttgtcatgttaataagcatatcattaaaaatatgagtaacttaggattaattccaaaattgaatttgaatgagTTTTCTAAATATGATTATTGTattcaggcaaaaatcacaaaaacacctcataaatctgttgttagggattctgaacctctagatttaattcattcagatatattgaattagatggaaagttgactagaaatgacaaacggtattttataacctttattgatgactgttctgactttacttttgtttatctaatgaaaaataaaagtgaagcgtttgacatgtttaagttgttcatagttgaaatagaaaatcaatacaataggaaagtcaagagacttcgtagcgatagaggcacagaatatggttctagcctgtttattgatttctataaaacacatggcattatacatgaaaccacagcaccttattcaccagaaatgaacggtaaggctgaaaggaaaaataggacacttatcgaatctgtagtagctataatgcttagttcaggtgctgcctcacattggcggggagaaatccttttgactgtttgctatgtgttaaatagggtccctaaatcaagaagcaaaatctccccttatgagatcttgaaaaataaaacaccttgcctatcatattttagaacttggggttgtttggcttatgttaggattcctgacccaaagagagtcaaacttgctagtagggcttatgaatatgtgtttattggatatgctgtgaatagcaaagcatataggttctatgatttgaatgcaAAAGTCATCTTGTAGTCAAATGATGCtgacttttatgaagatagatttccttttatattgaaaaatagtgggggtgcatcatctAGTAGCTTACCTGCTGTTAGACCTATAGTGcaaaaagagattgaggaatctgaacctaggagaagtaagAGACCTAGAGTATCTAAAGACTTTGGGTCTGACTTTTATGCTTTCACAGTAGAAGAGGATCCACTTACTATACAAGAAGCCTTAACCTCATTAGATGCTAATTTATGGCAAGaagccattaatgatgaaatggactcacttgagtcaaaccaaacttggcacttagtagacttaccaccaggttgtaaaccaataggttgtaaatggatccttaagaagaaactgaaacctgatggttcagtagataagtttaaggctcgccttgtagctaaaggctttagacaaagagaaaatgttgatttctttgatacttattcacctgtcactaggattacgtctatacgtgttttgattgctattgcttctgtgcacaatctagtggtgcaccaaatggatgttaaaactgcgTTTCTGAATGGTGAACTagaagaagaggtttatatggatcaaCCTGAGGGTTTTGTAGTTTTTGATCAAGCCCATAAGGTATGCAAGTTGGATAAGTCTTtatatgggctaaaacaagcacctaagCAATGGCATGCGAAACTTGATAActtgattatttcaaatggctttaaggtgaatgaaagtgataagtgtatctactacaaatatgaaaatggtctaTGCACAATTATAtgcttatatgttgatgacttgcttatttttggatctaatattcATGTTGTGAATGCTGTTAAGTCAATGCTGTCTGAACACTTTGATATGAAAGATCTAGGAGAAGCGAACGTCATTCTTGGCATAAAGATAACTAGGTCTGAAACTGGAATTTCTTTAGATCAATCTCACTACATTGAGAAGAttctaaagaaatataactacttTGATTGTAAACCTGCATGTACACCTTACGACCCGagtataaaactttttaagaacaCTGGAGACAGTGTAAGACAATTAGAGTATGCTAGCATTATTGGCAGTCTTCGTCATGCCACTAATTGTACTAGACCCGACATCGCGTATGTCGTAGGATTGCTATGCAGATTTACTAGTAGACCTAGtgtggagcattggaatgctatagaaagggtcatgagataccttaaaagaaccatgaaacttggattacattatcaaaggtttccagcagtccttgaaggatatagtgatgctgattggaataccttatcagatgattccaaggctactagtggctatattttcaatatagctggtggtgctgtttcatggaagtctaagaaacagactatcctagctcaatcaaccatggaatcagaacTGATTGCACTAGCTGTGGCTAGTGAAGAAGCAGGTTGGTTGAGAAGTCTGTTAGTTGAGATTCCCCTATGGGAAAAACCGATTCCAGCTGTATTGATCCACTGCGATAGTACCACGGCTATTGCAAAAATTCACAATCGTTATTACAACGATAAGAAACGACAGATACGTCGTAAGCACATCACTATGAGAGAGCTACTCACTAAAGGAGCTGTTAGAGTGGATCACATACGCTCAGAAGAGAATTTAGCCGATCCTTTGACGAAAGGATTAGCTAGAGATAAAGTCCATAATAGGGCAAagagtatgggacttatgcccctacagtgatgagttacacacaatagtaacccaacctatagactggagatcccaagaaataggttcaatgggtaataacaagttgtgttgtaatatgtgtcagatcatgcaatttgaagcatgaatatcctgaagcgacttgaggttgagataatagaaactcttaatgaagtcTATACTCCATTTGGAGTGAAGTACATAGCTACATGAGTACTTTTGATAGACTCACCTATATGAATATGGAAGTGAGGCCGCTTTCTATGAGTTTAGGGAaaaactctagagcattcattaaaccgggatagacgtgcatggccataaacgcacgggctactagaactacactctgaaaaggttatggcgtgatatacatcagagatagagttcaagactacgagtcactctagtaaaatctgaactatacTCACTATGCAAAGGTTCAAATCAAAAGATACCTCTATTTATGTCTGACCTTATGTAACTGCTCAGtaaaacgatttcaaaaattctagtgggggattgttgggcttggcccaattagaatttatgaaataaGCCCGCCCATGTGTCTTTAAGCTTTTTCAAGtgaaaaacatcccacattgctttcaaagcacttggtggagatgtttataaggaaggtcctcacaggtttggggtgtgccccaaggggtacccacttttgtgaaagggtgaggacctaccaccttggttgaccaccacacgcGCGTGCGCGCCGTCCGTCCGAACCGAACCGGGCCGGGTTGGTGTGGTgtggattaattttttattgaaaaaaaaattaattattaataatatttttattattatttttattaaattcggaaatcaattttttatttaattatttacattCTGATTTAGTCTTTGTGAACGTTATTCATAACGTCCATTTTTTCTGAACGTGTCTTCTGTAAATGCTCAGTCTCATCCACCTTCTTGATTCCAAAAACTGAGCAAGTTACAGAGTGTATACAGAAATGATTTTTGTACGGAGCAATACAAAATCGTATttaagagggctgttttatcctggaggcgaccggagttcatactgtttgctaatttccggcagttccgcgaacgtcttaaagaaagcgacattgtccgcgactctgcccatttgttttttttgttcggtctgttcctattttctgagttcGAGTTACAACAGACTTGGTATCTCTTGATCAAAACGAAGATGGGACTTTTCAAGACTTTTATGAGAGATGGATGGCCATGTTGCAGCGCCTCTGGGACCCTCCGGCTATATCGACACTCATTGTTATCCTTTTGTTCAGAGCACATCCCATTTTCCATGGATTGATGAGGCTTGGCACTCTCAATTCATTTGAGCATGTTCACCAGGTTGCAGCCCATATGGAGAGGCTTATTAAGGAAGAAGAAATGGGTCTAGACAAAGGCAATACTGCTCCAGCAACTTAATGTTCTCCAGTTCATGTTTTCatttctgttttccttttatataTTTCCCTTTCATGTATTTCCCTTCATGTAAATATGTACTGTTATGTGTGAAATACCGTCATTTATGAAAGTTTCGTGTGTTTTTCCTAGTTATATGTCACAAGTGTTTATAGAGTCGGTCAATAATTTTCGGTTTATCCATTCAAATGATTTGGTTCTCGATTAAAACATAAACATGAAGGTCTTAGGCAGCATCTAATAAGCATCGCCTGTCTCATGATCGTTTAAAAGCACAGGTTTGGTCTCAACAGGGCAAATGTCGCCTAAACAGAAAATCAATAACCGAGTTAGAGTCACAGAATTTCTACAAGGGTGTGTTAACTAGTGATTTAGACGAAAGTTCAAAATCAAGTCAAGGTTATACAAAAACTCTTAGGATAGTAACAGTTGAGGACATGAGACAGATGGTGGAGGATATGCTCCATGGGGATGCCCTAAAGAAGGCAGTATCTGATGCAATTAAGGCTAACAATTCCACTTCAAACTCTGGTGGTGGCATTCCTGAATCAACTATGTTAGAGTCTTCGGGTCCTAAATCTAAAGGAAAAAAGACTCAAAAGCTAAACGAGAATGGTAATGGGGTCATATCTTCTAACGATGAGGAGTTTGAGAGAGATTGTAAGTATAATCAGCAGATGGCTGAGATGAGGAAAATCCAGCGTTGgtttgaagaaaaagagaaaagcataGTCAAAGAGGTGTGCATTGATGTAGACTCCCACTATGTAAAAGGGGTTGATACTTTCCCTATAGGCTTTCAAATGCCAAAATTGCTGATATACTCCGGGAAAAGAGCACCGTCTTCTCCCATCAACCGTTACTCCCGAGTAATGATGGGATCTGGAGCAGCTAAAAGTCAACTAGTCAACCTGTTTTCGACAAC comes from the Euphorbia lathyris chromosome 5, ddEupLath1.1, whole genome shotgun sequence genome and includes:
- the LOC136228756 gene encoding uncharacterized protein, with translation MATEQSNGIAEINKPFRFEGAHFRRWRQKMLFYLTTKKVASVLTSEKPIVPEDGDEADVRAGVRAAERWTENDFLCKNYILNGLTDDLYDYFTAEEKTAKEIWEALQRKYDTEEAGSKKYAVSRYLKFQMTDDKSVEIQSHELQKIAHEIISEVSSTFLIPKTEQVTECIQK